A section of the Chitinivibrionales bacterium genome encodes:
- a CDS encoding FtsQ-type POTRA domain-containing protein — protein sequence MHKHVGANRRRRHGEKRRAAGRAMGKAASGLLRYAKFAVIALLVCGGGIVAAVKLVPWVNRSSLFTVKTIVVDGCVRVDKAEAVRLIGIAPGMRMTQVKPAAVRQALERMPWVRRAHVARRFPSTVAIRIEERQPIALVNCGRVKYLDADGVMLPLFAATYSNLPVVSGFWPDSAGRLSETALCRVKQFLADCEASNASAAKRISQADFSLPRTVRITLEDAPAVIEINEAQTAELLRRLQQIVQGEQNAARGLPKRINLCYENLAYLQW from the coding sequence ATGCATAAGCATGTCGGTGCGAACCGGCGCAGAAGGCACGGTGAAAAACGCCGCGCGGCCGGCCGGGCCATGGGAAAAGCGGCGTCCGGGCTTTTGCGATACGCGAAGTTCGCCGTCATCGCGCTCCTGGTGTGCGGCGGCGGCATTGTCGCGGCGGTAAAGCTCGTGCCGTGGGTCAACCGCTCCTCGCTGTTCACGGTGAAGACCATCGTGGTTGACGGGTGCGTGCGCGTTGACAAGGCGGAGGCGGTGCGGCTGATCGGCATCGCTCCGGGCATGCGCATGACGCAGGTGAAGCCCGCCGCGGTGCGGCAGGCGCTCGAGCGAATGCCGTGGGTGCGGCGGGCGCACGTGGCGCGGCGCTTCCCCAGCACCGTGGCGATCCGCATCGAAGAGCGGCAGCCGATTGCGCTTGTCAATTGCGGCCGCGTGAAATACCTCGACGCCGACGGTGTGATGCTGCCCTTGTTCGCCGCCACGTATTCGAACCTTCCCGTGGTGTCGGGGTTCTGGCCCGACAGCGCGGGGCGGCTCAGCGAGACCGCGCTCTGCCGCGTTAAACAGTTTCTGGCGGACTGCGAAGCGTCGAACGCGTCGGCGGCGAAGCGCATCTCGCAGGCGGATTTTTCCCTGCCGCGGACCGTAAGGATAACACTCGAGGACGCGCCCGCGGTGATTGAAATCAACGAGGCTCAGACAGCGGAACTGCTGCGGCGGCTGCAGCAGATCGTGCAGGGCGAACAGAACGCCGCCAGGGGGCTGCCCAAAAGGATCAACCTGTGCTACGAAAACCTGGCGTACCTGCAATGGTAA
- the ftsZ gene encoding cell division protein FtsZ, producing MVFTLDENFGAKAKMKVVGVGGAGGNAVNRMVAAGLSGVEFIAINTDAMALDNNKATHRIQIGDKITKGLGAGANPEIGRIAMDEDREKVSAMLEGADMVFITAGMGGGTGTGGAPIIAEIARELGILTVAIVTRPFLFEGKVRDRNARKGIDDLRKNVDTIIVIPNQKLLSIVDRTTSLIDAFKIADDVLYQATKGISDLISVHGLVNLDFADVRTIMNGMGDALMGTGYAEGENRAPTAADNAIHSPLLDDISIIGAKGILINITGGEDMTLYDVNDATQTIYDAVGEDVETNIIFGAVTDPAMSGKIRVTVIATGFSEERLEKKKEEVNATKLSIKLPTPPQKAHAEHAAEQMSFNLASAAAPKVEEKPFVEAAIKEEKEEPNLQVLSGAPEETPRQVVHVVANNNAATASQQLEFPAFLKKEKTAKKDAHFVVSKGNIIEHYEDDMDVPTFLRKQMQ from the coding sequence ATGGTTTTCACACTGGACGAGAATTTCGGCGCCAAGGCCAAGATGAAGGTGGTCGGCGTCGGAGGCGCGGGCGGCAACGCGGTAAACCGCATGGTGGCGGCAGGGCTTTCGGGCGTCGAGTTCATAGCGATCAACACCGATGCGATGGCGCTCGACAACAACAAGGCGACCCACCGCATCCAGATCGGCGACAAGATCACTAAAGGCCTGGGCGCCGGCGCAAACCCGGAAATCGGCCGCATCGCCATGGACGAGGACCGCGAAAAGGTCTCGGCCATGCTCGAAGGAGCCGATATGGTGTTCATCACCGCGGGCATGGGCGGCGGCACGGGCACGGGCGGCGCGCCGATCATCGCAGAAATCGCGCGCGAGCTGGGGATTCTCACGGTCGCGATCGTGACGCGTCCCTTCTTATTCGAGGGCAAGGTGCGCGACCGCAACGCGCGCAAGGGCATTGACGATTTGCGCAAGAACGTGGACACGATCATCGTGATTCCCAACCAGAAGCTTTTGTCAATTGTTGACCGCACCACGTCGCTCATTGACGCCTTCAAGATCGCAGATGACGTGCTGTACCAGGCCACCAAGGGCATTTCGGACCTGATCTCGGTGCACGGCCTGGTAAACCTCGACTTCGCGGACGTGCGCACCATCATGAACGGCATGGGCGACGCGCTCATGGGAACCGGCTACGCCGAGGGCGAGAACCGGGCGCCTACCGCGGCCGACAACGCGATCCACAGCCCGCTGCTCGACGACATCTCCATCATCGGCGCAAAGGGCATCCTCATCAACATCACGGGCGGCGAGGACATGACGTTGTACGATGTCAACGACGCCACCCAGACCATCTACGACGCCGTGGGCGAAGATGTTGAGACCAACATCATTTTCGGCGCGGTGACCGACCCTGCCATGAGCGGCAAGATCCGCGTCACGGTGATCGCCACCGGCTTCAGCGAAGAACGGCTTGAGAAGAAAAAGGAAGAGGTCAATGCGACCAAGCTTTCCATCAAGCTGCCGACGCCCCCGCAGAAGGCGCACGCGGAGCATGCCGCGGAGCAGATGTCGTTCAATCTTGCAAGCGCGGCGGCGCCCAAGGTCGAGGAAAAGCCGTTTGTTGAGGCCGCGATCAAGGAGGAAAAGGAAGAGCCAAACCTTCAGGTGCTTTCCGGCGCGCCGGAAGAAACTCCAAGGCAGGTGGTGCATGTTGTTGCCAACAACAACGCGGCAACGGCCTCGCAGCAGCTTGAGTTCCCGGCGTTCCTTAAAAAGGAAAAGACGGCAAAGAAAGACGCACATTTTGTGGTCTCAAAAGGCAACATCATCGAGCACTATGAGGACGACATGGATGTGCCGACCTTTTTAAGAAAACAGATGCAGTAA
- the ftsA gene encoding cell division protein FtsA has translation MEDNSFIGLDIGTTKIACIISEIGANDELKIVGVGVSPSDGLRKGVVVNIDKTVHSIQKAVEEAELMAGVDVESVYVGIAGDHIRAINSKGVVAISREDNEIAELDVVRAIDAAKAVSIPMDREILHVIPQEFVVDEQKGIKDPIGMCGVRLETQVHIITGAVTSAQNIYKSVEKAGLKVRDLVLEPLASSYAVLEKDEKELGVALIDMGGGTTDIAIYFDESIRHTAVVGLGGKNVTSDIAIGIRTPIERAEEIKKQFGCAYSPLVKGDQYISVPGVGGREQREVSKAVLSSIIEPRLEEILSLALREIKRTEYADMLGAGVVLTGGGALMEGIQELAEKVFEMPVKIGVPTGFGGLTEAAKSPIHATGVGLCIYGVKHGRGKKTKRSLAGEDSFKKIFDRMKAWVKEFF, from the coding sequence ATGGAAGACAACAGTTTCATTGGCCTCGATATAGGGACAACTAAGATCGCGTGCATCATATCGGAGATCGGCGCCAATGACGAGCTCAAGATCGTGGGCGTGGGAGTGAGCCCGTCCGACGGGCTGCGAAAGGGCGTGGTGGTGAACATCGACAAAACCGTCCATTCCATTCAGAAGGCGGTGGAGGAGGCCGAGCTCATGGCCGGCGTGGACGTCGAGTCGGTGTATGTCGGCATCGCGGGCGACCACATCCGCGCCATCAACAGCAAGGGAGTGGTGGCCATCTCGCGCGAAGACAATGAGATCGCGGAACTTGACGTGGTGCGCGCCATCGACGCGGCAAAGGCAGTGTCGATCCCCATGGACCGGGAGATTTTGCACGTGATCCCGCAGGAGTTCGTCGTCGACGAGCAGAAGGGCATCAAAGACCCCATTGGCATGTGCGGGGTGCGGCTGGAGACCCAGGTGCATATCATCACGGGCGCGGTGACGAGCGCGCAGAACATTTACAAGAGCGTGGAGAAGGCCGGTCTCAAGGTGCGCGACCTGGTGCTGGAACCGCTGGCGTCGAGCTACGCCGTGCTCGAGAAGGACGAGAAGGAGCTCGGCGTGGCGCTCATCGACATGGGCGGCGGCACCACCGATATCGCCATTTACTTCGACGAGAGCATCAGGCACACGGCCGTGGTGGGGCTGGGCGGCAAGAACGTGACGAGCGACATCGCCATCGGCATCCGCACGCCCATCGAGCGGGCCGAGGAGATCAAGAAGCAGTTCGGCTGCGCCTACTCGCCGCTTGTCAAGGGCGACCAGTACATCAGCGTGCCGGGCGTGGGCGGCCGCGAGCAGCGCGAGGTGAGCAAGGCGGTGCTGTCGTCTATCATCGAGCCTCGGCTCGAAGAGATTCTGTCGCTTGCGCTGCGGGAAATAAAGCGCACCGAATACGCCGACATGCTCGGCGCGGGCGTGGTGCTCACGGGCGGCGGCGCGCTCATGGAGGGCATCCAGGAGCTGGCCGAAAAAGTGTTCGAGATGCCGGTGAAGATCGGCGTGCCCACCGGGTTCGGCGGCCTCACCGAGGCGGCCAAGTCGCCGATCCACGCGACGGGCGTGGGCCTGTGCATCTACGGCGTGAAGCACGGACGCGGCAAAAAGACCAAGAGAAGCCTTGCCGGCGAGGACAGCTTCAAGAAGATATTCGACCGGATGAAAGCGTGGGTGAAGGAGTTCTTTTAG